In Rhipicephalus microplus isolate Deutch F79 chromosome 7, USDA_Rmic, whole genome shotgun sequence, one genomic interval encodes:
- the LOC119179807 gene encoding uncharacterized protein LOC119179807 isoform X3 — translation MKLIKISREVEVTVGNWNTNGKTKVYLTPAKRGLPCGKRRQSTSPPTNKNGRFSHSGLRSCVSCVGLENNMETHLKYDIQRTRTHKVPLGNFPSFL, via the exons ATCAAGGGAAGTCGAAGTTACGGTGGGGAACTGGAACACGAATGGTAAAACAAAGGTTTACCTCACTCCTGCTAAGCGAG GATTGCCATGCGGAAAGCGTCGCCAGAGCACAAGTCCACCTACCAACAAAAATGGGAGGTTTTCGCATTCCGGACTTCGAAGTTGTGTGTCGTGTGTCGGCCTTGAGAACAACATGGAAACTCATCTCAAATACGACATACAGAGGACGAGAACTCACAAAGTACCTCTAGGGAACTTCCCGTCATTTCTTTAG